The DNA window TGTTTGCGGTCTAAAAGAAAACAGGAATACATTttgatatttaataaataatgctgacgTCTTAGTAGGCTGATTTCTAAATCACAAGCCAGTTTGATATTAAAAAATCTTGGAGACATGGCCAAACCGTTTTCTTTGACCGAGGAGAAGCTAGATGACCTATTTGTGCAGGAGGTTGTCAGTGTGGTTAAACTGGTGGACATGTTGCCCGATAAAGATAACATTGTGCCCACATGCACCCGATGGCTCAACATCTTCCAGCAGTCGACGCCGAAGGAACGCTTTTCCAGAAACTATATGCTACTGCTCCTTCATAAACAACTCAATGATCACAAATCTTTGGGTTATCCATTTACGTGGCCGGGCAGTTTCCATATGGATTTGCGCACTCTTCACCAAATGAGCCTAAAACCGAATCCCGCAAACGGAAAAGATGTTGTAGACTGCAACTGTGATGCAAGTTTGAATGAGGAGGAACTGTCTTCTTTTAGTTCATGCGAGAATATAGTGGAGGCCAACCGTAGGTTGGTCAAAGAAAACACTGCACTGTCAAAGGAGTCGAAGGAGCTTCAATGCCTGATCGATAAGTTGCAGGTAAAACAAGCGGCGGACAAACATGCCATTAAAAGGATAAATGATGAGATTTACATGCTGGACAAGGAGAACCGATATATGAAGCGAATTTTCGCCTGCTCCTCAATCACAGCCCTAAAAAAGCTATGCCATGGAGAGGATCCGGGGATGTTTTTCGACACCATGTTCAGGGTTCTCTGCGAAGACGTATCCGACCATCAGCAGGTGCAGCACTTTAACGAGCTCTTCAAAATTTTGCTGCATGCCCACATGGATCACTACCGGCGGCAGCAGCGTGCTCCTCTGATGGAGGAGGCAAGCCAAAGTTTTGACAATCTGAAAGCCAAGGTGAGCAAGAGATACAAAAATGTGTTGGGCATGAAATTGGATGCCGAAAGCCACGAGCTCACCCTTAGTGCCATGAGATACCTGACCATACTGCGGAAATTGTTCTATGCCACCTTTGAGGGCAAAGCTAGCACCAAGAAGGCTGCGCTAAAGTTCCTGCAGCACAACTACGAGCTTATGAGCGAGATGTTGTAGGATGGATTCACTCACCTGGGTATCAGCCGTTCGCATTGCAGAATGTGCTCCAAATTCAGGACTTGATCTACAATTTTAAAGTTATATTTtgtacaaattaaatatattttagttaAATAAAGAATATTCATACCGGCAGAAGCGCGCTGTCCAGTGACCACCACGACGTCAACGCGAGCTCCATTCTCGGCAAGCACACATGCCTTGCGCAGCAGGGGCGACAGGTATTCGTCATCCGAGAGATTCAAGTCAGCATCACTAGTGGACGGTTGCTCCGCTGGGGCTCCTTCAGCTACAGCGACATCTTCCTGACCAGAGGCTGACTCTACCGACTCACTAATCTGCTCGCTGTAGGTGCTTATGGGATCGGAGAGCATGTTGAGGAGGTGCTGCGTCAATGTGTTCGACATGGCAGCGGGAGCAGGGGCTGGTGGTGCAGGTGTGGTGGGCACTGGACTTGATGGTTGCTCAGGAGGTGGCGCTGGCGGAGCCTGATGGCTGGGTGCCACCACACGCTCGACGCCCGGTACCAGAGCCGCCGGAactggaggaggtggtggcaGTGGCGATGTGGGATCCCGCGTGGGCAGCAACGGTGCGCGCACTTCAGGTAGCTTCGTGTAGAGGTTTTCGCGCGGCGACAGAATCTTCATTTCGCGCAGCTTGGAGCGCAACGTTTCCACCCACTCTTGCATAATTTCCCTGCGAATACAAAAGCGAAAGTGAGCTGTAAGTGGTGCAATCTTAATTGGAGTTGCGTGCGGGGAGCTTTTAGTTTTACCAAGAGACGGCGTGAAAGCGCAACACCTCGTGGCTCAGCGTGACCACAAACTCGAACTCATGCGAATTGGGGATGAGGGCATGGGAGATGTGCAGGGTTTCCCGCAAGGAAACGGCCCACTCCGGCAGATGACCAGCTGCCTGACGAGGTTCCGCATATCCCTCCAGCAGAGCTTCCGTATCATCGTGAACGCAAAACACCACCCAGGAGCACTCGGATTTCTGAAAGACATGTAATGTAGTAACCAGACACTAGGCGGAGTCTTTTGGTGCCACCCACCTTGGGCCCGACGGTCAGTCGTTTCCCATCCGCTGTCAGCCGTTTGAGCCATGTGTTCTTGTGAATTTCCCGGAATTGGGCACCTGCTCCAGCCCCACCAGCACCTGGTacgcctcctcctccgcccgGGGCAGTCGCGGGCAGTGGAGCAGGTGCACTGGCATTCCCGCTGGATGTCGCAGGTGCTGCCGTCGCCGCCGCTGCCATGACCGCTTCCCAAAACTACGGTGTGGATTCCTGCCTGGGATGGGCTTCTTTTGCATGCCTTGGGCTCGTTGCTCTCCGCTAATTAAGCCCACATTTCACTCGCTGCGTTATTGGGCCACGAAATATGCTGCATTTTCTTGGAAAATCAACTGGGAAATCACGACGCCATTTTTGGTATCGGTATTTGGATATGGGTATCGGTATTGTTCCACAAAAAACTTATCGAAAGTGCACTGCATTAGCGGTATTCatgaaattttaaacattttattagcaataaaaactttatcaaattttaattactaCAAATCAATGTTAATTATTTATCCGCTTTTAGgatgtttttcttttatactGCTTAATTACAATAACCTTTCTGCAACACCTTATATAAATGTAAGAGATTcggatgaaaaaaaaaagtatgtaAAAAGTTAGGATTAGGCGTGCAATGAAATTTTGTCATGAGTaacaggtatctgatagtcgagaaaCTCTCTTACCTCTCATATAATAACTTAAATGTCAATAAATACTACCAATAAATAAAAGGCTGAAATTAAGATCAGTAAATTATATTCACTTTCCATAGTACCtatggaaaaaagaaaatattaaaaaagaaaactcgCAAGTTTTTATGCCATAATAATACTTCTTTTTATTGAGAttttaaaaatcatttttgatatttttttgcttggttttttgtatctttatATCACACGTAACGTAAGTAATGTAGTAGATCTTTTAATGCTGTCTTAAGTCACTAAATCTAAGGTGAttgaaaaaatagaaattcaTCTTTGTCTACATGCCGAAACGAATTTTAACCATATTAACAAATCGATGAGGGCtttgtgcatttgcatcaaacaaattttatacTTAAGGTTACAAAACTACTTGTTATTGCAGA is part of the Drosophila sechellia strain sech25 chromosome 3R, ASM438219v1, whole genome shotgun sequence genome and encodes:
- the LOC6606595 gene encoding uncharacterized protein LOC6606595 produces the protein MAKPFSLTEEKLDDLFVQEVVSVVKLVDMLPDKDNIVPTCTRWLNIFQQSTPKERFSRNYMLLLLHKQLNDHKSLGYPFTWPGSFHMDLRTLHQMSLKPNPANGKDVVDCNCDASLNEEELSSFSSCENIVEANRRLVKENTALSKESKELQCLIDKLQVKQAADKHAIKRINDEIYMLDKENRYMKRIFACSSITALKKLCHGEDPGMFFDTMFRVLCEDVSDHQQVQHFNELFKILLHAHMDHYRRQQRAPLMEEASQSFDNLKAKVSKRYKNVLGMKLDAESHELTLSAMRYLTILRKLFYATFEGKASTKKAALKFLQHNYELMSEML